Proteins encoded within one genomic window of Haematospirillum jordaniae:
- a CDS encoding DUF2066 domain-containing protein, whose product MRKILQRAANAMAGKKAVCLTVLWIAVFVPFPVKAADIPGAMLSVYTVSDVAVDASAPNAVRAREEALANGQRDAFRILVTRLGAPADRIPVPDPAAMNELVLGVAILEEKTSNVRYIGKAAFTFFPDGVRDLLRKAGFTAVDVPARPLVVLPVWTPSPGAPSRLWDDPNPWKTAWDNRPKAGLVPLDVPLGDLEDVTAIDAARASAMDPMAIDTITQRYQAEDALIAHAEALSLDRSSGLPTEIRIRATRGQDRDATFHDTVPVLGGLSLEAALNEAVTRTVAWLERGWHDEYSTIASGETQTLNLRVHISAGLENWLAVRKALDKNRNIKSWALDTLTRTEALVSATIYGDAERLSSSLSADGLQMILEGEQWVIHPATHTQAPPSSLTPVPYNSQYPE is encoded by the coding sequence ATGCGCAAGATACTGCAACGGGCGGCTAATGCAATGGCTGGAAAAAAGGCAGTATGCCTGACCGTGCTCTGGATAGCTGTTTTCGTACCGTTTCCGGTAAAAGCCGCCGATATTCCCGGGGCGATGCTGTCCGTCTATACCGTCAGCGATGTTGCTGTGGATGCTTCGGCCCCGAATGCCGTCCGGGCCCGTGAAGAAGCCTTGGCCAATGGACAGCGCGATGCCTTCCGTATTCTTGTGACCCGTCTGGGCGCACCGGCAGACCGTATTCCCGTACCGGACCCAGCCGCCATGAACGAGCTGGTGCTGGGTGTTGCCATCCTGGAAGAAAAGACATCCAACGTCCGTTACATCGGGAAAGCCGCCTTCACATTTTTCCCGGACGGGGTACGTGACCTTTTACGCAAGGCCGGCTTTACGGCGGTTGATGTACCGGCCCGCCCCCTTGTCGTTCTACCTGTCTGGACACCGTCTCCGGGTGCTCCATCCCGGTTGTGGGACGATCCGAATCCGTGGAAGACAGCGTGGGACAACCGTCCGAAAGCCGGCTTGGTTCCGTTGGATGTTCCCTTGGGGGATCTGGAAGACGTAACCGCCATCGATGCTGCACGGGCTTCAGCCATGGACCCGATGGCCATTGATACCATTACGCAACGGTATCAGGCTGAAGATGCGTTGATCGCTCATGCCGAGGCCTTGTCCCTTGATCGCTCCAGTGGCCTTCCGACAGAAATACGGATCCGTGCCACCCGTGGACAGGACAGGGATGCAACATTCCACGATACGGTTCCAGTCTTGGGTGGCCTATCCTTGGAAGCAGCCCTGAACGAGGCCGTAACCCGCACCGTTGCCTGGTTGGAACGTGGCTGGCACGACGAATACAGCACAATAGCCAGCGGTGAGACCCAGACCCTGAATCTGAGGGTTCATATTTCTGCCGGACTGGAAAACTGGCTGGCTGTGCGCAAGGCCCTAGACAAGAACCGGAATATCAAGTCCTGGGCCCTTGATACCCTGACTCGCACAGAAGCTCTGGTGTCTGCAACGATTTATGGTGATGCCGAACGCCTGTCGTCCTCTCTGTCTGCCGATGGTTTGCAGATGATCCTGGAAGGGGAGCAATGGGTTATTCACCCGGCAACCCATACACAGGCGCCCCCGTCATCACTTACGCCAGTGCCATACAATAGCCAGTATCCCGAATAA